In a single window of the Mesorhizobium shangrilense genome:
- a CDS encoding TetR family transcriptional regulator C-terminal domain-containing protein: MKTPAPKTAAEPDARPDAERRGRKASKETRRQQLIEATIDSLAKRGYSETTMADVADGAGLSRGIVNFHFESKEKLLVATLQYMADEYAAHWRAALLKGGTEPATQLMALVTADFDRTICNRRKLAAWCAFWGEAKSRPTYQALCGARDEAYQLQIIEICRRLKDEGGYAYDPFTTALGLSAMLEGLWLRLMMGTEEVTREIALRAAHEHLASVFPRHYPRTTARQIEIA, translated from the coding sequence ATGAAGACGCCAGCGCCGAAGACGGCAGCCGAACCGGACGCCAGGCCCGACGCCGAGCGGCGGGGCCGCAAGGCGTCGAAGGAAACCCGCCGCCAGCAGCTCATCGAGGCGACCATCGACTCGCTTGCGAAGCGCGGCTACTCCGAGACGACCATGGCCGACGTCGCCGACGGCGCCGGCCTGTCGCGCGGCATCGTCAACTTCCATTTCGAGAGCAAGGAGAAGCTGCTCGTCGCCACGCTGCAGTACATGGCGGACGAGTATGCCGCGCACTGGCGCGCTGCGCTGCTCAAGGGCGGCACCGAGCCGGCCACCCAGCTCATGGCGCTGGTCACCGCCGACTTCGACCGCACGATCTGCAACAGGCGCAAGCTGGCCGCCTGGTGCGCCTTCTGGGGCGAGGCCAAGTCGCGGCCCACCTACCAGGCGCTGTGCGGCGCGCGCGACGAGGCCTACCAGCTGCAGATCATCGAGATTTGCCGCCGGCTGAAGGACGAAGGCGGCTACGCCTACGATCCGTTCACGACCGCGCTCGGGCTGAGCGCGATGCTGGAGGGGCTGTGGCTGAGGCTGATGATGGGCACCGAGGAGGTGACGCGCGAGATCGCGCTCCGCGCCGCGCACGAACATCTCGCCTCGGTCTTCCCGCGACACTATCCACGCACGACGGCGCGGCAGATCGAGATCGCATAG
- a CDS encoding phytoene desaturase family protein: MKTWDAIVIGGGHNGLVNACYLQRAGLDVLVVEKNDWVGGAATSRELAPGFLYSNCSYVCSLFRPEIMRDLELPRFGLQVISYEGGAVFTRDGDYLANYRDHDAHRREFARFSKRDAEAYERYARDVTRQCRFIQPLLMRTAPDPTSFRPRDIGELIFLVRKFAGMKAEEMALTLRFWTMSISDFLDEYFETDVIKANFALSGIIGTALGPMSPGTAYVLLHHYMGEVDGSVGAWGYARGGMGAVTKALADSFRASGGTIRTGAEVERVLVRNGRAKGVVLAGGEEVFGKLVVSNADVKRTFLKLVEERELPATFLRRVRNFKIRGSSGKVNIALDSMPEFPALPSDSPCLRGDMHFTDSVERMERAYDDWKAGRWSADPFLDMVIPTTLDPTMAAPGKHFMSCFVQYAPPKVEGREWTAADRDGFAESVIAQIADYSPGFRDRIVHMEVRTPREIEAEVGLTEGNIFQGELTFDQLLFNRPVPGYAQYRSPIGGLYMCGSSTHPGGGVMGAPGRNAAAEILRDLARPARHMSPAHDVV, encoded by the coding sequence ATGAAGACCTGGGACGCAATCGTCATCGGCGGCGGTCACAACGGACTGGTCAACGCCTGCTACCTGCAGCGGGCGGGGCTGGATGTGCTGGTGGTCGAGAAGAACGACTGGGTCGGCGGGGCGGCGACCAGCCGCGAGCTCGCACCGGGCTTCCTCTACTCGAACTGCTCCTATGTCTGTTCGCTGTTCCGGCCGGAGATCATGCGCGACCTCGAACTGCCGCGCTTCGGCCTGCAGGTGATCTCCTACGAGGGCGGCGCGGTCTTCACCCGCGACGGCGACTATCTCGCCAACTACCGCGACCACGATGCGCACCGGCGCGAGTTCGCGCGGTTCTCGAAACGCGATGCCGAAGCCTACGAGCGTTACGCCCGCGACGTCACGCGACAGTGCCGTTTCATCCAGCCGCTCCTGATGCGCACGGCGCCGGACCCGACCAGCTTCCGGCCGCGCGATATCGGCGAGCTGATCTTCCTCGTCAGAAAATTCGCCGGCATGAAGGCCGAGGAGATGGCGCTGACGCTGCGCTTCTGGACGATGTCGATCTCGGATTTCCTGGACGAGTATTTCGAAACCGACGTCATCAAGGCGAACTTCGCGCTGTCGGGGATCATCGGCACCGCGCTCGGCCCGATGTCGCCCGGCACCGCCTACGTGCTGCTGCACCACTACATGGGCGAGGTGGACGGGTCCGTCGGCGCCTGGGGCTACGCCCGCGGTGGCATGGGGGCGGTGACGAAGGCGCTGGCGGATTCGTTCCGCGCCTCGGGCGGCACTATCCGCACGGGAGCGGAGGTCGAACGGGTGCTGGTGAGGAACGGTCGCGCGAAGGGAGTCGTGCTGGCCGGCGGCGAGGAGGTCTTCGGCAAGCTGGTCGTCTCGAACGCGGACGTGAAGCGCACCTTCCTGAAGCTCGTCGAGGAAAGGGAGCTCCCGGCGACCTTCCTGCGCCGGGTAAGAAACTTCAAGATCCGCGGCTCGTCGGGCAAGGTCAACATCGCGCTGGACTCGATGCCGGAGTTCCCGGCGCTGCCTTCCGACTCGCCCTGCCTGCGCGGCGACATGCATTTCACCGACTCGGTGGAGCGCATGGAGCGCGCCTATGACGACTGGAAGGCGGGCCGCTGGTCGGCCGACCCGTTCCTGGACATGGTGATCCCGACGACGCTCGACCCGACCATGGCCGCACCCGGAAAACACTTCATGAGCTGCTTCGTGCAATACGCGCCGCCCAAGGTCGAAGGGCGCGAATGGACGGCCGCCGACCGCGACGGCTTCGCCGAGAGCGTGATCGCCCAGATCGCCGACTATTCGCCGGGTTTCAGGGATCGCATCGTGCACATGGAGGTGCGAACGCCGCGCGAGATCGAGGCTGAGGTCGGCTTGACCGAGGGCAACATCTTCCAGGGCGAGCTCACCTTCGACCAGCTGCTCTTCAACCGGCCGGTGCCCGGCTATGCGCAGTACCGCTCGCCGATCGGCGGCCTCTACATGTGCGGCTCGTCTACCCATCCGGGCGGCGGCGTGATGGGCGCGCCGGGGCGCAATGCCGCCGCCGAGATCCTGCGCGACCTAGCCAGGCCCGCGCGTCACATGAGCCCTGCCCATGACGTCGTGTGA
- a CDS encoding class I SAM-dependent methyltransferase translates to MTTGAGPEYDDTAIRFLEALWGEGYLSPGGSEEVDRVVEGLHLEAKHILDIGCGAGGITLHLVRRHGAGRVTGYDVEAPVILAARQRASRSDMADRLDFVLGAPGALPFVDAQFDMVFSKDAILHVPDKDALFTEVFRVLKPGGVFAASDWLIGHDGQPSAEMIAYVAAEGLSFSMASPARYRLAMERAGFTDISISDRNGWYRTAARAELDRLKGPLYGSVCAAVGKEYVDKNIRTWEAMQKVLDSGEHRPTHLRAWKPGR, encoded by the coding sequence ATGACGACCGGCGCCGGACCAGAGTACGACGACACCGCCATCCGTTTCCTGGAGGCGCTGTGGGGCGAGGGCTATTTGTCGCCCGGAGGATCCGAGGAGGTCGACCGCGTCGTCGAGGGGCTGCACCTTGAGGCGAAGCACATCCTCGACATCGGCTGCGGCGCAGGCGGCATCACCCTTCATCTGGTCCGGCGCCATGGCGCGGGGCGAGTGACCGGCTATGACGTCGAGGCGCCGGTCATCCTGGCCGCGCGCCAGCGTGCGTCCCGGTCGGACATGGCGGACAGGCTGGATTTCGTGCTTGGCGCGCCCGGAGCCCTTCCCTTCGTGGACGCGCAGTTCGACATGGTCTTCTCCAAGGACGCGATTCTGCACGTGCCCGACAAGGACGCGCTGTTCACCGAGGTGTTCCGCGTGCTGAAGCCGGGCGGCGTCTTCGCCGCGAGCGACTGGCTGATCGGCCATGACGGACAGCCCTCCGCGGAGATGATCGCTTACGTAGCAGCTGAAGGCCTTTCCTTCAGCATGGCTTCGCCCGCGCGCTACCGGCTGGCGATGGAACGCGCCGGCTTCACAGACATTTCCATCTCGGACCGCAACGGCTGGTATCGCACAGCCGCACGCGCTGAACTGGATCGCCTCAAGGGCCCGCTCTACGGGAGCGTGTGCGCGGCCGTCGGGAAGGAATATGTCGACAAGAACATCCGCACCTGGGAAGCGATGCAGAAGGTGCTTGACAGCGGGGAGCACCGGCCCACTCATCTGCGCGCATGGAAGCCGGGGCGGTAG
- a CDS encoding cysteine desulfurase-like protein, whose translation MNQRPAAPSDASSFPIDTVRAQFPALQRAGSFVFMDNAAGAQIPQSVLDAVTSHLVEFNVQRGGRYPHSVKVDQAVADARESVAILINAYRPEEICFGMNATSFIRLVSLGIGQMLAGSKDDVRDEIIVTDMDHDANIATWLALEPLGAKFKWWRMREDGNLHVDDLRPLVSERTRLVACTVTAHSIGSIVDVASVAKIAHAAGAEVFLDCVHYGPHGLIDVQAWDCDYLVCSGYKNFSPHMGFLWGRYDTLKRLPTFREDFIPDEPPYKVEAGTFIYENVSGMDAAVRYLETVGRNFAPQNNRTRRDNIVAGMGAIRAYEIDLAREMMRVLKECGATIYGVADEERIDERVPTFCFNIGKLSPQMIVEEMAARGIAIRDGHMYAPRLMKRLSLSMDSGAVRASLVHYNTLEDVRRFGAALKEILERAS comes from the coding sequence GTGAACCAGCGTCCAGCCGCCCCATCTGATGCCTCATCATTCCCGATCGACACAGTCCGCGCGCAGTTCCCCGCGCTGCAGCGCGCCGGCTCGTTCGTCTTCATGGACAACGCCGCCGGCGCCCAGATCCCGCAGAGCGTGCTCGACGCGGTGACCAGTCATCTGGTCGAGTTCAACGTCCAGCGGGGTGGTCGCTATCCGCACAGCGTCAAGGTCGACCAGGCCGTCGCCGACGCCCGCGAGAGCGTTGCCATCCTGATCAATGCCTACCGCCCGGAAGAGATCTGCTTCGGCATGAACGCGACCAGCTTCATCCGGCTGGTCAGTCTCGGCATCGGCCAGATGCTGGCGGGTTCCAAGGATGACGTGCGCGACGAGATCATCGTCACCGACATGGACCACGACGCCAACATCGCCACTTGGCTGGCGCTGGAGCCGCTCGGTGCGAAGTTCAAGTGGTGGCGCATGCGCGAGGACGGCAACCTGCATGTCGACGACCTGCGCCCGCTCGTCTCCGAGCGCACGCGCCTGGTTGCCTGCACGGTGACGGCCCATTCGATCGGCTCGATCGTCGACGTCGCCTCGGTCGCGAAGATCGCGCATGCCGCGGGCGCGGAAGTGTTCCTTGACTGCGTGCACTACGGCCCGCACGGCCTGATCGACGTGCAGGCGTGGGATTGCGACTACCTCGTCTGTTCCGGCTACAAGAATTTCTCGCCGCACATGGGCTTCCTGTGGGGACGTTACGACACGCTGAAGCGGCTGCCGACCTTCCGCGAGGATTTTATCCCCGACGAGCCGCCCTACAAGGTCGAGGCCGGTACCTTCATCTACGAGAACGTGTCCGGCATGGACGCCGCCGTGCGTTACCTGGAAACCGTCGGCCGCAATTTTGCGCCACAGAACAACCGCACGCGCCGCGACAACATAGTCGCCGGCATGGGAGCGATCCGCGCCTACGAGATCGATCTCGCCCGCGAGATGATGCGCGTGCTGAAGGAGTGCGGCGCCACGATCTACGGCGTCGCCGACGAAGAACGGATCGACGAGCGCGTGCCGACCTTCTGCTTCAACATCGGCAAGCTGTCGCCGCAGATGATCGTGGAGGAGATGGCGGCGCGCGGCATCGCCATCCGCGACGGGCACATGTACGCGCCGCGGCTGATGAAGCGGCTCAGCCTCTCGATGGACAGCGGCGCAGTGCGCGCCTCGCTGGTGCACTACAACACGCTCGAAGACGTGCGCCGCTTCGGCGCGGCGCTGAAGGAGATCCTGGAGCGGGCGTCCTAG
- a CDS encoding ABC transporter substrate-binding protein has product MAGLTRRSTITLALGGALAAFVAAGAIAEDAELVIFDWAGYEDPSFFPKYVEKNGDTPTFTFFGDEDEAFEKVRSGFKADLGHPCSQSVVKWREAGLLQPLDTARIAGWNDLDPNITGMKDLVTSDDGKVWFMPWEWGNSLLTYNTEKVPAEDLKSLKILADPKYKDRVSVPDNVDDAYALASLAIGLKDWTQMTDDQFKQASDFLREVHKNVRLYWTDNTEIVQAMGGGEVDLAWAWNDAAAQLQLQSVPVQATRDTAEGVSTWVCGYVLYKDAPGSLDKAYDYLSAINTPEVANFLLSDWGYGHSNAKAMATIDPKVVAEKGYADVDKFVDKTLFQSPLPTDLKLKMIAEFEKIKAGY; this is encoded by the coding sequence ATGGCCGGCTTGACGCGACGCAGCACGATAACACTGGCGCTGGGTGGCGCGCTGGCCGCCTTCGTTGCGGCCGGCGCAATCGCCGAGGACGCCGAACTCGTCATCTTCGACTGGGCCGGCTACGAGGATCCCAGCTTCTTTCCGAAATACGTGGAGAAGAACGGCGACACGCCCACCTTCACCTTCTTCGGCGACGAGGACGAGGCGTTCGAGAAGGTCCGCTCCGGCTTCAAGGCCGATCTCGGCCACCCGTGCTCGCAGAGCGTGGTCAAATGGCGCGAGGCGGGGCTGCTGCAGCCGCTGGACACCGCGCGTATCGCCGGTTGGAACGACCTCGACCCGAACATCACCGGGATGAAGGACCTGGTGACGTCGGACGACGGCAAGGTCTGGTTCATGCCTTGGGAGTGGGGCAATTCGCTGCTCACCTACAACACGGAGAAGGTGCCGGCCGAGGATCTGAAGTCGCTCAAGATCCTCGCCGACCCGAAGTACAAGGACCGCGTCTCCGTTCCCGACAATGTGGACGACGCCTATGCGCTGGCCAGCCTCGCCATCGGGTTGAAGGACTGGACGCAGATGACGGACGATCAGTTCAAGCAGGCGTCCGACTTCCTGCGCGAGGTTCACAAGAACGTTCGCCTCTACTGGACCGACAACACCGAGATCGTGCAGGCGATGGGTGGCGGCGAGGTCGATCTCGCCTGGGCATGGAACGACGCCGCCGCGCAGCTCCAGCTGCAGAGCGTCCCGGTCCAGGCCACCCGCGACACCGCCGAAGGCGTTTCGACCTGGGTCTGCGGCTACGTTCTCTACAAGGATGCGCCCGGCAGCCTGGACAAGGCCTACGACTACCTGAGCGCCATCAACACGCCGGAGGTGGCGAACTTCCTGCTGTCGGACTGGGGCTACGGCCACTCGAACGCCAAGGCCATGGCGACCATCGATCCGAAGGTGGTGGCGGAGAAGGGCTACGCCGACGTGGACAAGTTCGTCGACAAGACGCTGTTCCAGTCGCCGCTCCCGACCGACCTGAAGCTCAAGATGATCGCCGAGTTCGAGAAGATCAAGGCGGGCTATTGA
- a CDS encoding flavin monoamine oxidase family protein, with amino-acid sequence MSGQNVDVAVIGAGFAGLAAALELQQSGVDFILLEARDRAGGRVEARRNGLGELIDTGGQFLCEDMPELMALVRRSGLTLVTTPVAGAFTVQPPMSGVAAERSYAASMAIRDRMNLIDPKDPAIAGLSVADWLARQDVSADARSGFQSMIEGLWCQPIERIPLWYLIDNDRRVTNEIPELQYFVGETMQALADRLASALGERLRLSTAVTSVGTGSRGVRINCSGTVLHARRALVAVPPVAARQIRFQPPLPDRLQQALDAWNSGTVIKGLVRYATPFWRTLGRNGMVMWRDIHGLFACDASHDDGHPALVVFIAGPLAERWRGLGGERLAMEIRSRLAAALGPEADQVLDITFRDWCGDRWSGGGYSDIIVDAATTDAEDVLREGAWPILFTCSELSPSFPGYVEGAIVAGRAAARRLLDETSTTGR; translated from the coding sequence TTGAGCGGGCAGAACGTCGATGTGGCGGTGATCGGGGCCGGCTTCGCCGGCCTCGCCGCCGCCCTCGAACTCCAGCAGTCCGGGGTCGATTTCATCCTCCTCGAGGCGCGCGACCGCGCCGGCGGGCGCGTGGAGGCGCGCCGCAACGGCCTCGGCGAGCTGATCGACACCGGCGGACAGTTCCTGTGCGAGGACATGCCGGAACTGATGGCGCTGGTGCGCCGCAGCGGCCTGACGCTCGTCACCACGCCGGTCGCGGGCGCCTTCACGGTGCAGCCGCCGATGAGCGGGGTGGCGGCCGAGCGCAGCTATGCGGCCAGCATGGCGATCCGCGACCGCATGAACCTGATCGATCCGAAGGACCCGGCAATCGCCGGATTGAGCGTTGCCGACTGGCTGGCGCGCCAGGACGTGTCCGCTGACGCCAGGAGCGGCTTCCAGTCGATGATCGAAGGGCTCTGGTGCCAGCCGATCGAGCGTATCCCGCTCTGGTATCTCATCGACAACGACCGCCGCGTAACCAACGAGATCCCCGAGCTGCAGTATTTCGTCGGCGAAACCATGCAGGCACTGGCCGACCGCCTGGCCTCCGCGCTCGGCGAAAGGCTGCGGTTGTCGACCGCCGTGACCTCGGTCGGGACTGGCTCCCGCGGGGTGCGCATCAATTGCAGCGGAACCGTGCTGCATGCCCGCCGCGCGCTCGTCGCCGTGCCGCCGGTCGCTGCCCGGCAGATCCGCTTTCAACCGCCGCTGCCCGACAGGCTGCAGCAGGCGCTGGACGCATGGAACAGCGGCACGGTGATCAAGGGGCTGGTGCGCTACGCGACGCCGTTCTGGCGCACGTTGGGGCGCAACGGCATGGTGATGTGGCGCGACATTCACGGCCTCTTCGCCTGCGATGCGAGCCACGACGACGGGCATCCGGCGCTCGTCGTCTTCATCGCCGGGCCGCTTGCCGAACGCTGGCGCGGTCTCGGCGGGGAGCGCCTCGCGATGGAGATCAGGTCGCGGCTCGCCGCCGCCCTCGGCCCGGAGGCGGACCAGGTCCTCGACATCACCTTCCGCGACTGGTGCGGGGACCGCTGGAGCGGCGGCGGCTATTCCGACATTATCGTCGACGCCGCAACGACCGACGCCGAGGACGTCCTGCGCGAGGGCGCATGGCCGATCCTCTTCACCTGCTCCGAACTGTCGCCATCCTTTCCGGGTTACGTCGAAGGCGCGATCGTCGCCGGTCGCGCAGCCGCCCGGCGCCTGCTGGACGAAACGTCAACGACAGGGCGGTGA
- a CDS encoding amino acid ABC transporter permease — MTLLDTFFNGQVMLSAFPALMRGLFNTLLLGLMSIGIGVPAGLLVSLVRLYAPKPIRLLAIVYIDIFRAMPILVVLILIYYALPFVGIRLSSWSSAVLAFSLVLAAYSAEVFRSGIESIPKGQFEAAQALGLPFVLTLRKVVLPQAIRLVIPPTTSNCVSMFKDTSLASAVALPELLKEANDAQALYANPSPLIGAALVYLAFLWPMVRLVGYIEKRAKAAAR, encoded by the coding sequence ATGACTTTGCTCGACACCTTCTTCAACGGCCAGGTGATGCTCTCGGCCTTTCCGGCCCTCATGCGCGGCCTGTTCAACACGCTGCTGCTCGGCCTGATGAGCATCGGCATCGGCGTGCCGGCAGGCCTTCTCGTCAGCCTCGTGCGCCTTTATGCGCCGAAGCCGATCCGGCTGCTTGCCATCGTCTACATCGACATCTTCCGCGCCATGCCGATCCTGGTCGTGCTGATTTTGATCTACTATGCGCTGCCCTTCGTCGGCATCCGGCTGTCGTCCTGGTCCTCGGCGGTACTCGCCTTCTCCCTCGTGCTGGCCGCCTATTCGGCGGAGGTGTTCCGCTCGGGCATCGAGAGCATCCCGAAGGGCCAGTTCGAGGCCGCCCAGGCGCTCGGCCTGCCGTTCGTCCTCACGCTCCGCAAGGTCGTGCTGCCGCAGGCGATCCGCCTCGTCATTCCGCCCACCACCAGCAACTGCGTGTCGATGTTCAAGGACACGTCGCTGGCATCGGCCGTGGCCCTGCCCGAACTGCTCAAGGAGGCCAACGACGCCCAGGCCCTCTATGCCAACCCTTCGCCGCTGATCGGCGCCGCACTCGTCTATCTCGCCTTCCTTTGGCCGATGGTCCGCCTGGTCGGCTACATCGAGAAGCGCGCGAAGGCGGCTGCGCGGTGA
- a CDS encoding SIS domain-containing protein codes for MNVTTTQMLREIREIPEVAARQIAEPAAYREEGERLRRDAPPFMVTCARGSSDQAVTYFKYLVEQRIGIPVASVGPSVASVYNAELKFGKGVLLTVSQSGGSPDLVSLQERAAAGGARTVALLNVADSPVGRSAGSVLPLQAGPEKAVAATKSFVASLVALASVVAYWSDDKELHEALRRLPEALSGALECDWSAAALPVAAAHSLFTIGRGPGLAVSGEAALKLKETCRLHAESYSAAEVRHGPIALARDRFAALVFANGDETDTSIAEAAANLAGAGASVFVAGGKAGAQRQLPVVDASNPLLNPICRVVSFYRFVEALSVSLGENPDAPALLNKVTQTV; via the coding sequence ATGAATGTGACCACCACACAGATGCTGCGCGAGATCCGGGAGATCCCGGAGGTGGCCGCGCGCCAGATCGCCGAGCCTGCCGCCTACCGCGAGGAGGGCGAGCGGCTGCGCCGTGATGCGCCGCCCTTCATGGTCACCTGCGCGCGCGGGTCTTCCGACCAGGCGGTCACCTATTTCAAATACTTGGTAGAGCAGCGCATCGGCATTCCGGTCGCCTCGGTCGGCCCGTCCGTCGCCTCCGTCTACAATGCCGAGCTGAAGTTCGGCAAAGGCGTGCTGCTGACGGTGTCGCAGTCGGGCGGCAGCCCGGACCTCGTCAGCCTGCAGGAGCGCGCGGCTGCAGGCGGCGCGCGTACGGTCGCACTGCTCAACGTGGCGGACTCGCCGGTAGGTCGTTCCGCGGGCAGCGTGCTGCCCCTACAGGCGGGACCCGAGAAGGCGGTCGCGGCGACCAAGTCCTTCGTCGCGTCGCTGGTCGCGCTGGCCAGCGTCGTCGCCTACTGGAGCGACGACAAGGAGCTTCATGAGGCGCTGCGGCGCCTGCCCGAAGCCCTGTCGGGCGCACTGGAGTGCGACTGGAGTGCGGCTGCGCTGCCGGTGGCGGCGGCGCACTCGCTGTTCACCATCGGGCGCGGCCCCGGGCTCGCCGTTTCCGGGGAAGCGGCCCTGAAGCTCAAGGAGACATGCAGGCTGCACGCCGAGTCCTACAGCGCGGCCGAGGTGCGGCACGGCCCGATCGCGCTCGCGCGCGACCGTTTCGCGGCGCTGGTGTTCGCCAATGGCGACGAGACCGACACCAGCATCGCGGAAGCCGCGGCCAACCTGGCCGGCGCCGGCGCGTCGGTGTTCGTGGCGGGCGGCAAGGCCGGTGCGCAACGCCAGCTGCCGGTGGTGGACGCCAGCAACCCGCTGCTCAACCCGATCTGCCGGGTGGTCAGCTTCTACCGTTTCGTCGAGGCGCTGTCCGTCTCGCTCGGGGAGAACCCGGACGCGCCGGCGCTGCTCAACAAGGTGACGCAGACGGTCTGA
- a CDS encoding phytoene desaturase family protein: MTSCDAIWDVAVIGGGHNGLVAATVLAKDGRKVVVLEAAKFLGGPAWTEEFAPGFRASTAHVLTLLHPEVVRALDLEAHGLRLRMADAAPTAVLSATGSPLTLHGAYGESLTGATAAEDKAWQGLRAQLIRYAGILKPLLARCPPDLWGMSLGETAGLAKIGLSLRRLGREDMRDFLRMLLMNVTDVLDEHLTDDRLRGLLAFDAVLGSHLGPRSPTSLLGLYYRLAGEIAGAPGACIVPKGGMGAVVEALRSAAAAAGVTVRCNAVAERVLVENGRATGVALASGEEVSAKTVISAINPRSTFLELVGARQLDTGFVSKLKNIRMKGNVAKLHLALDRVPEFPGLPSQFRAGRLVIAPSADHVERAFNPAKYGEFSPEPVMEITLPSLIDPSLAPEGKCVLSANVQFAPYALKEGWETGKPKLMAAIMAQLEAHAPGVGASVLHSELLTPADIEARYLMPGGHWHHGELQADQMLMSRPVSGWSGYETPVEGLFLCGAGSHPGGGISGVPGLNAARRVLGRKG, translated from the coding sequence ATGACGTCGTGTGATGCCATCTGGGACGTCGCCGTCATCGGCGGCGGGCACAACGGCCTGGTCGCAGCCACCGTGCTGGCCAAGGACGGGCGCAAGGTGGTCGTGCTGGAGGCAGCAAAGTTTCTGGGCGGTCCGGCGTGGACGGAGGAATTCGCGCCCGGGTTCCGCGCCTCGACGGCGCATGTGCTCACCCTTCTCCACCCGGAGGTGGTCCGGGCGCTCGATCTCGAGGCGCATGGCCTGCGCCTGCGCATGGCCGACGCCGCGCCCACGGCTGTCCTTTCCGCGACGGGATCGCCGCTGACGCTGCACGGCGCCTATGGCGAGAGCCTGACCGGGGCGACGGCCGCGGAAGACAAGGCCTGGCAGGGACTGCGGGCGCAACTGATCCGCTATGCGGGAATCCTGAAACCACTGCTCGCGCGCTGTCCTCCGGACCTGTGGGGCATGTCGCTCGGCGAGACTGCGGGGCTGGCCAAAATCGGCCTCTCGCTCAGGCGTCTCGGCCGCGAGGACATGCGCGACTTCCTGCGCATGCTGCTGATGAACGTTACCGATGTCCTGGACGAGCATCTGACGGATGATCGCCTGCGCGGCCTGCTCGCCTTCGACGCCGTGCTCGGCAGCCATCTCGGACCGCGTTCGCCGACGTCGCTGCTCGGCCTCTACTATCGGCTGGCGGGAGAGATCGCCGGGGCGCCGGGTGCATGCATCGTGCCGAAGGGCGGCATGGGTGCGGTCGTCGAGGCGCTGCGTTCGGCCGCCGCCGCGGCGGGCGTGACTGTCCGCTGCAATGCCGTCGCCGAACGCGTTCTCGTCGAAAACGGGCGCGCCACCGGCGTGGCGCTCGCCTCGGGAGAGGAGGTGAGCGCGAAGACCGTGATCTCGGCGATCAATCCGCGCTCAACCTTCCTCGAACTCGTCGGGGCGCGCCAGCTCGACACCGGCTTCGTGAGCAAGCTGAAGAACATCCGCATGAAGGGGAACGTGGCGAAGCTGCACCTTGCGCTCGACCGGGTTCCCGAGTTCCCGGGACTGCCGTCGCAGTTCCGTGCCGGGCGCCTGGTGATCGCGCCCTCCGCCGACCATGTCGAGCGCGCGTTCAACCCGGCCAAGTACGGCGAGTTTTCGCCCGAGCCTGTGATGGAGATCACGCTGCCCAGCCTCATCGATCCTTCGCTGGCGCCGGAAGGCAAGTGCGTGCTTTCCGCCAACGTGCAGTTCGCGCCCTATGCGCTGAAGGAGGGCTGGGAGACGGGCAAGCCGAAGCTCATGGCCGCGATCATGGCGCAGCTCGAGGCGCATGCGCCGGGGGTCGGCGCGTCGGTGCTGCACTCGGAACTGCTGACGCCCGCCGACATCGAGGCGCGCTACCTGATGCCCGGCGGCCACTGGCACCATGGCGAGCTGCAGGCCGACCAGATGCTGATGTCGCGCCCGGTGTCCGGCTGGTCGGGCTACGAGACGCCAGTTGAGGGACTGTTCCTGTGCGGCGCGGGTTCGCATCCGGGAGGTGGGATTTCGGGCGTGCCGGGGCTGAATGCGGCGCGTCGGGTACTGGGGAGGAAGGGGTGA